A genomic segment from Alteribacillus bidgolensis encodes:
- a CDS encoding ABC transporter ATP-binding protein — MFTFQDVVYKDILKLNKLTINKKQITCLVGESGTGKSTLLKLMNNMISSTSGTIFYNETPVEELDPVELRRDISMLSQSPVLFGETVQDNLEAGLIFADKTLVNEEKLIEAMNYFYLNKNLEDKAETLSGGEQQRLALSRMILLDSSVFLLDEPTSALDENLEHEVMERFIEHARKHEKTVVFVTHSKAIAKAFADNIVDITPFSIKGSVKRER, encoded by the coding sequence TTGTTTACTTTTCAGGATGTGGTCTATAAAGATATTTTAAAATTGAACAAACTCACTATCAATAAGAAACAAATTACCTGTCTTGTTGGCGAAAGCGGCACGGGAAAGTCGACCTTGTTAAAATTAATGAACAATATGATTTCCTCTACAAGCGGGACCATTTTTTATAACGAAACACCCGTGGAGGAGTTAGATCCTGTTGAATTAAGACGAGATATATCTATGCTGTCGCAATCACCTGTACTTTTTGGCGAAACAGTACAAGATAATTTGGAAGCTGGACTTATATTTGCCGATAAAACTTTAGTAAATGAGGAAAAATTAATAGAGGCGATGAATTATTTTTATTTAAACAAAAACTTAGAAGATAAAGCAGAAACTCTTTCAGGAGGGGAACAGCAGCGACTCGCTCTTTCTCGAATGATACTTTTAGATTCCTCTGTTTTTTTATTAGACGAACCTACTTCAGCACTCGATGAAAATTTAGAACATGAGGTGATGGAACGGTTTATTGAACATGCTAGAAAGCATGAAAAAACCGTTGTTTTTGTAACTCATTCAAAAGCGATAGCAAAGGCATTTGCCGACAATATAGTGGACATTACCCCGTTTTCCATAAAAGGAAGTGTTAAACGTGAACGATAA
- a CDS encoding alpha/beta hydrolase, translating into MKHIYKEGKNKHASVLLLLHGTGGTEEDLLEVGRMIDDEASVLSVRGNVSENGMPRFFRRLAEGVFDEEDLIYRTNELYEFINDSAEKYEFDRQNVVAVGYSNGANIAGSLLFHYKDSLKGALLHHPMVPRKGIGLPDLKGKSIFIGAGANDPICPPEETEELSRLLKGAGAEVNVQWEQSGHQLTLEEVQGAAEWYNNNIK; encoded by the coding sequence ATGAAGCATATTTATAAAGAAGGGAAAAACAAACACGCTTCCGTACTATTACTTTTGCACGGCACCGGCGGAACAGAAGAAGATTTACTTGAGGTCGGGCGTATGATTGACGACGAAGCTAGTGTGTTGAGTGTAAGAGGCAACGTCTCGGAAAACGGCATGCCGCGTTTTTTCCGACGTTTAGCAGAAGGGGTTTTCGATGAAGAAGACCTTATATACCGTACAAACGAGCTTTATGAATTTATAAATGATAGTGCCGAAAAATACGAATTTGACCGTCAAAACGTTGTTGCTGTCGGTTATTCTAATGGAGCAAATATTGCCGGCAGTTTGTTGTTTCATTATAAAGATTCTCTAAAAGGAGCATTGCTCCATCATCCTATGGTTCCCCGTAAAGGGATTGGGCTTCCTGATTTAAAAGGTAAAAGTATCTTTATAGGAGCTGGAGCAAATGATCCTATCTGCCCGCCAGAAGAAACAGAGGAACTTAGCAGACTGTTAAAAGGCGCTGGCGCTGAAGTAAACGTTCAATGGGAACAAAGTGGTCACCAGCTCACTTTAGAGGAAGTACAAGGTGCAGCAGAGTGGTATAACAATAATATCAAGTAG
- a CDS encoding SDR family NAD(P)-dependent oxidoreductase produces the protein MPVFANDALKGKHALITGATGGIGYETAVVLASMGASVTITGRREEKLKQLKNDVEKNVPDARMFPFAADIGNENDRKKLVETACDANGFISLLVNSAGVIGGGTVENLTQQEMENIMHINYTSAVLLSQLVYEKMREKKEGAIVNVSSLSGLRGTRGNTAYAASKFALIGFTHSMAVEAITHGVRVNAVCPGYVETEMGQAAIKNKAIRENRSFEDQLEISKNSIPSGRLTDPKEVAHTIAYLLTDAASNIVGESVKISGGNVLR, from the coding sequence ATGCCCGTATTTGCAAACGATGCTTTAAAAGGAAAACATGCACTAATCACAGGAGCAACAGGCGGCATTGGATATGAAACTGCGGTGGTGCTCGCTTCGATGGGAGCTTCTGTTACTATCACTGGTCGTAGAGAAGAAAAGTTAAAGCAATTAAAAAACGACGTAGAAAAAAACGTTCCCGATGCCCGCATGTTTCCGTTTGCTGCAGATATTGGAAATGAAAACGATAGAAAAAAACTTGTTGAGACTGCTTGTGACGCTAACGGTTTTATTTCATTATTGGTAAATTCTGCAGGGGTGATTGGCGGTGGTACCGTTGAAAACCTCACCCAACAGGAAATGGAGAACATTATGCATATAAATTACACATCTGCTGTTTTACTTAGTCAGCTCGTTTATGAAAAGATGAGAGAAAAGAAAGAAGGAGCTATTGTTAATGTTTCCTCCTTATCAGGTTTACGGGGAACCCGTGGAAATACAGCATATGCTGCATCAAAATTCGCCTTGATTGGCTTCACTCACTCCATGGCAGTCGAAGCCATTACTCATGGCGTTCGTGTCAATGCTGTATGTCCTGGTTATGTTGAAACGGAGATGGGGCAAGCCGCTATAAAAAATAAAGCAATCCGAGAGAACCGTTCATTTGAAGACCAGCTCGAAATCTCCAAAAACAGCATTCCATCCGGACGATTAACCGATCCAAAAGAAGTTGCTCATACTATTGCTTACTTATTAACTGACGCTGCTTCAAATATTGTAGGTGAATCCGTAAAAATCTCCGGGGGAAATGTTTTAAGATAA
- a CDS encoding cupin domain-containing protein — protein sequence MYARKKQGTNYTAAHFGKWEDLKDYKIEEPVKARGKAFLNDILGLNGMEVSMNSFPLQTFMPFHHKLGENEELYIFVKGQGQYQVDEEIFDVEEGTVVRVAPAGVRIFRNNSDENLYFIYVQAKENSLQHNNISDGIVVEKPVEW from the coding sequence ATATATGCCAGAAAAAAACAAGGAACAAATTATACAGCTGCTCACTTTGGTAAATGGGAAGATTTAAAAGACTATAAGATAGAAGAACCAGTGAAAGCGAGAGGAAAAGCTTTTTTGAATGACATTTTAGGTCTGAACGGGATGGAAGTTTCTATGAATTCATTTCCTCTGCAGACCTTTATGCCTTTTCACCATAAACTTGGTGAAAATGAAGAACTTTATATTTTTGTCAAAGGTCAAGGGCAGTACCAGGTAGATGAAGAGATTTTTGATGTAGAAGAAGGGACGGTTGTGAGAGTAGCTCCAGCCGGAGTAAGAATTTTTAGAAACAATTCTGATGAAAATTTATATTTTATTTATGTACAGGCAAAAGAAAATTCCTTGCAGCATAATAATATTTCGGATGGAATTGTTGTCGAAAAACCAGTGGAATGGTAG
- a CDS encoding GNAT family N-acetyltransferase — translation MIEIARGEGEFYILKNGEKKAEITFSHDNNSNIVIEHTYVAEELGGQGIGKQLVAKVVEKARAENKKIIPQCDYAEKQLKKNEEYRDVLVST, via the coding sequence ATGATTGAAATTGCAAGAGGAGAAGGAGAATTTTATATTTTGAAAAATGGTGAGAAAAAAGCGGAAATCACTTTTTCTCATGACAACAATAGCAATATTGTCATTGAACATACGTATGTTGCCGAAGAATTAGGAGGCCAGGGCATAGGAAAGCAGCTGGTAGCAAAAGTGGTGGAAAAAGCAAGAGCGGAAAATAAAAAAATTATCCCTCAATGTGACTATGCAGAAAAACAATTAAAGAAAAACGAAGAATACCGTGATGTTCTCGTTTCAACCTAA
- the rpsN gene encoding 30S ribosomal protein S14, which translates to MARAAKVAKEQKRQELVEKYADLRRELKEKGDYEAFRKLPRDSSPTRLHNRCGLTGRPRGYMRTFNLSRIAFRELAHKGQVPGVKKASW; encoded by the coding sequence TTGGCACGGGCAGCAAAAGTAGCCAAAGAACAAAAACGGCAAGAACTAGTTGAAAAATACGCTGATCTGCGCAGGGAGTTGAAAGAAAAAGGCGACTATGAAGCTTTTCGCAAGCTTCCACGCGACTCTTCTCCAACCCGTCTTCATAACCGCTGCGGATTGACTGGAAGACCACGTGGTTATATGCGCACGTTTAACCTTTCTCGTATAGCATTTCGTGAGCTTGCTCATAAAGGACAAGTTCCAGGAGTCAAAAAGGCCAGCTGGTAG
- a CDS encoding ABC transporter permease encodes MNDNIIDLTLWQLLSAYVFIILLLIIVKLRKIPRNKEILISTLRMTFQLLIVGYILMYLFDNPHPLLTITVVLIMVTFAIWNIYKRIRIDLNKKMKKIIAVSMAAGTLSSLIYFNFVVIQFSPWYEPRYFIPIAGMIIGNSMTGITLGVQTLMENMKDQRSRVEAALMLGATPKEATRKMVNQAFDSAILPTINSMVGTGIVFLPGMMTGQILAGVNPITAIEYQIAILLGVAGAVALTVILFVQNGYKVFFNERKQLEGGE; translated from the coding sequence GTGAACGATAACATTATCGACCTAACTCTATGGCAGCTCCTTTCTGCATATGTCTTTATTATCCTTTTACTAATCATTGTAAAACTAAGAAAAATTCCAAGAAATAAAGAAATATTAATATCTACACTGCGGATGACTTTTCAGTTGCTGATTGTAGGATACATATTGATGTATTTATTCGACAACCCTCACCCGCTTCTGACGATTACGGTCGTATTAATTATGGTTACCTTTGCGATTTGGAACATATATAAGCGCATCCGTATTGACTTAAACAAAAAAATGAAAAAAATTATTGCTGTTTCTATGGCTGCAGGCACACTTTCAAGTTTAATTTACTTTAATTTCGTTGTTATCCAATTCTCCCCCTGGTATGAACCGCGATATTTCATCCCGATAGCGGGGATGATTATAGGAAATTCAATGACAGGTATTACTTTAGGTGTACAAACACTAATGGAAAATATGAAAGACCAGCGCTCTCGTGTAGAAGCAGCCTTAATGCTAGGAGCTACTCCTAAGGAAGCAACTCGAAAAATGGTAAACCAAGCATTTGATTCAGCTATACTTCCCACCATTAATTCGATGGTCGGAACAGGGATCGTCTTTTTACCGGGGATGATGACAGGACAAATACTAGCCGGAGTAAACCCAATTACTGCCATAGAATATCAAATAGCTATTCTTCTCGGTGTAGCTGGGGCCGTTGCTCTCACGGTTATTTTGTTTGTTCAGAATGGTTATAAAGTATTTTTCAATGAACGAAAACAGTTAGAGGGAGGGGAATAA